The Lysobacter panacisoli genome includes a window with the following:
- a CDS encoding site-2 protease family protein, with the protein MNGIEETAAHSDEQVLAAAGLSLDMLGLAEGGADWLPPAWLTTIFKALQVLVGLAGFGLLLLSGIVMHSLWFIPFWCAAVLFTFVAHEAGHAAGALLVGGRVVQVQVGRVNIQLMRRGLRMRWKRGPREFAGFVQSMFAPDRPVARQAVIVIAGGPLANLLVAAVAFAGASALRHHETGALLLGLCVFNLAIAIVNLIPTPSGAFGSDGLQLWRWFRGIDDDEPPMVMARLNSLLMWGSTIEDLPERDIQALQRYAQPGPFMHAWLRLKQFHHRGEWEQAAAMREEIEAQVGAMQPAVYQAMLGFISLAWCELRFAAAMAGHVVEGPLDGELDRDVAWALPCVKLRLQALTFAMQGDAVSARRCMGESEAWARRSLDRSLERSEDLIRPMVMARIDALA; encoded by the coding sequence ATGAACGGAATCGAAGAAACGGCGGCGCACAGTGACGAGCAAGTGCTGGCTGCGGCTGGCCTGTCGCTGGACATGCTCGGCCTGGCCGAAGGTGGCGCGGACTGGCTGCCGCCGGCCTGGCTGACGACGATCTTCAAGGCGCTGCAGGTGCTCGTCGGTTTGGCTGGCTTCGGCCTGCTGCTGCTCAGCGGCATCGTCATGCATTCGTTGTGGTTCATTCCGTTCTGGTGTGCGGCGGTGCTGTTCACGTTCGTCGCACATGAGGCCGGACACGCGGCTGGCGCACTGCTGGTCGGCGGACGCGTGGTCCAGGTGCAGGTGGGACGCGTCAACATCCAGTTGATGCGCCGGGGCCTGCGCATGCGCTGGAAGCGCGGTCCACGCGAGTTCGCCGGCTTCGTGCAGTCGATGTTCGCGCCGGACCGTCCGGTGGCGCGACAGGCCGTCATCGTGATCGCCGGAGGCCCTCTGGCGAATCTGCTGGTCGCGGCAGTCGCGTTTGCCGGCGCATCGGCGCTGCGCCACCACGAGACGGGCGCATTGCTGCTTGGGCTGTGCGTGTTCAACCTCGCGATCGCCATCGTGAACCTGATTCCTACGCCGTCGGGCGCCTTCGGCAGTGATGGCCTGCAGCTGTGGCGCTGGTTCCGCGGCATCGACGACGACGAGCCGCCAATGGTGATGGCGCGCCTGAACAGCCTGCTGATGTGGGGTAGCACCATCGAGGACCTGCCCGAACGCGACATTCAGGCGCTGCAACGCTACGCGCAGCCCGGTCCCTTCATGCATGCGTGGCTGCGGCTGAAGCAGTTCCATCACCGCGGCGAGTGGGAACAAGCGGCCGCGATGCGCGAGGAGATCGAGGCGCAGGTCGGTGCGATGCAGCCGGCTGTGTACCAGGCCATGCTCGGCTTCATCTCGCTGGCATGGTGCGAGTTGCGTTTCGCGGCAGCGATGGCCGGACATGTGGTCGAAGGTCCGCTCGATGGCGAGCTCGACCGAGACGTGGCATGGGCGCTGCCCTGCGTGAAGCTTCGCCTGCAGGCGCTGACGTTCGCGATGCAGGGCGACGCGGTGTCCGCGCGTCGGTGCATGGGCGAATCCGAAGCCTGGGCGCGGCGCAGCCTCGACCGCTCGCTGGAGCGCAGCGAAGACCTCATCCGTCCGATGGTCATGGCCCGCATCGACGCGCTGGCGTGA